The following coding sequences are from one Gossypium hirsutum isolate 1008001.06 chromosome A12, Gossypium_hirsutum_v2.1, whole genome shotgun sequence window:
- the LOC107934493 gene encoding protein ESMERALDA 1, translating to MHAKNRISSSGHSTPSPPASPLRSPRYRHGRKPGRFSPFQPGRTVAHHVAWLLLSVLLRRQGIFLFAPLIYISGMLLYMGTVSFDVVPLVKHRPAPGSVYRSTQVYEKLKIEMNEDYSSADAILTIWKNSYKGGEWRPCVNKPSEGLPESNGYIYVEANGGLNQQRTSICNAVAVAGYLNATLLIPNFHFHSIWRDPSKFKDIYDEDYFISALENNVQVVDKIPEYIMERFDHNLTNVYNFKIKAWSSIQYYRDEVLPKLLEEKIIRISPFANRLSFDAPPVVQRLRCLANYEALRFSSTILSLGETLVARMKKLSANTGGKYISVHLRFEEDMVAFSCCVFDGGEQEKEDMKNARERGWKGKFTKPGRVIRPGAIRINGKCPLTPLEVGLMLRGMGFGNNTYIFLASGKIYNAEKTMAPLLDMFPNLQTKEMLASEEELAPYKNFSSRMAAIDYTVCLHSEVFVTTQGGNFPHFLMGHRRYLFGGHSKTIRPDKRKLALLFDNPNIGWKSFKRQMLNMRSHSDSKGFELKKPVDSIYTFPCPDCMCRTNKSANSGSSSAT from the exons atgCATGCGAAAAATAGGATTTCTAGTAGTGGCCATAGCACCCCATCACCCCCGGCATCACCACTACGGTCACCAAGGTACCGCCACGGAAGGAAACCGGGCCGGTTTAGCCCGTTCCAACCAGGGCGGACCGTTGCCCATCATGTCGCTTGGTTACTTCTCTCGGTTCTTCTTCGTCGACAAGGGATTTTCCTCTTTGCTCCTCTCATTTACATCTCTGGGATGCTTCTTTACATGGGCACCGTTTCGTTTGATGTGGTTCCCCTTGTTAAACACCGTCCGGCTCCGGGTTCCGTTTACCGAAGTACCCAAGTTTATGAGAAGCTTAAAATTGAGATGAATGAAGATTATTCCTCTGCTGATGCG ATTTTGACTATTTGGAAAAATTCCTATAAAGGGGGGGAGTGGAGGCCTTGTGTGAACAAGCCTTCTGAAG GTTTACCTGAATCAAATGGCTACATTTATGTAGAGGCAAATGGAGGCTTAAATCAGCAGAGGACATCG ATATGCAATGCAGTTGCTGTGGCAGGCTATCTTAATGCAACACTTCTAATCCCTAATTTCCATTTTCATAGCATATGGCGAGATCCCAG CAAGTTCAAAGACATCTATGATGAAGATTATTTTATCAGTGCGTTAGAGAATAATGTACAGGTTGTTGATAAGATTCCCGAGTACATAATGGAACGGTTTGATCATAATTTGACCAATGTCTACAACTTCAAAATTAAAGCGTGGTCATCCATTCAGTATTATAGGGATGAAGTGCTACCCAAGCTCCTTGAAGAAAA GATTATAAGAATTTCTCCTTTTGCAAATCGCTTATCGTTTGATGCTCCTCCAGTCGTACAAAGACTCAGATGCTTGGCAAATTATGAAGCTTTACGGTTTTCAAGTACAATACTAAGCCTTGGAGAAACTTTGGTTGCAAGAATGAAAAAGCTCAGTGCAAATACAGGGGGCAAGTACATCTCTGTTCATCTTCGCTTTGAGGAG GATATGGTTGCTTTCTCTTGTTGTGTATTTGATGGTGGGGAGCAAGAAAAAGAAGACATGAAAAATGCAAGAGAAAGAGGCTGGAAAGGAAAATTTACCAAACCTGGTCGAGTTATACGCCCTGGAGCAATCAGGATTAATGGGAAATGCCCACTTACTCCTCTAGAG GTTGGATTGATGCTAAGAGGAATGGGATTCGGTAACAATACATATATCTTTTTGGCATCCGGGAAAATATACAATGCTGAGAAAACAATGGCTCCATTATTGGACATGTTTCCCAACTTGCAGACAAAAGAGATGCTGGCATCCGAGGAAGAACTTGCTCCATATAAG AACTTTTCTTCCAGAATGGCTGCCATAGATTATACTGTTTGCCTTCATAGTGAGGTATTTGTGACAACTCAAGGTGGAAATTTTCCTCATTTTTTGATGGGCCATAGAAGATATTTGTTTGGAGGACACTCTAAGACAATTCGACCCGACAAGCGAAAGTTGGCATTGCTATTTGATAATCCTAATATTGG GTGGAAAAGTTTCAAGCGACAAATGCTGAATATGCGGTCTCATAGTGATTCAAAGGGATTTGAACTGAAAAAGCCGGTTGATTCGATATATACCTTCCCGTGCCCCGATTGCATGTGCCGTACAAACAAATCCGCAAACTCTGGATCATCATCAGCAACATGA